A stretch of Bradyrhizobium sp. CCBAU 53338 DNA encodes these proteins:
- the mtnA gene encoding S-methyl-5-thioribose-1-phosphate isomerase, which yields MKVDGKHFRSIWRERDGWSVGAIDQRRLPHEFVIAKLTSCEDAAMAIRDMLVRGAPLIGATAAYGMALAMREDASDAGLKRAYDTLVVARPTAINLKWALNEMRATLAPIDPVERAEAAYARADEIVEQDVEINRGIAANGLALIEAIVARKKPGETINVLTHCNAGWLATVDWGTATAPIYLAHERGIKIHVWVDETRPRNQGASLTAWELGHHGVPHTVIPDNTGGHLMQHGMVDLAIVGTDRVAANGDVCNKIGTYLKALAAHDNNVPFYVALPSPTIDFAVDDGIRDIPIEQRSGIEVTDMTGRTADGRLETVRIVPEGSPVANYAFDVTPARLVTGLITERGVLKPDRASLAAAFPERIATAAE from the coding sequence ATGAAGGTCGATGGCAAACATTTCCGCAGCATCTGGCGCGAGCGTGACGGCTGGTCGGTCGGCGCGATCGATCAGCGCCGGTTACCGCACGAGTTTGTCATTGCGAAGCTGACCTCGTGCGAGGACGCGGCGATGGCGATCCGCGACATGCTGGTGCGCGGCGCGCCGCTGATCGGCGCGACGGCGGCTTATGGCATGGCGCTCGCGATGCGCGAGGACGCCTCAGACGCCGGTCTGAAGCGCGCCTACGATACGCTCGTCGTGGCGCGACCGACCGCGATCAATCTGAAATGGGCGCTCAACGAGATGCGCGCGACGCTCGCGCCGATCGATCCGGTCGAACGGGCGGAAGCCGCTTACGCCCGCGCCGATGAGATCGTCGAGCAGGATGTCGAGATCAATCGCGGCATTGCCGCCAATGGTCTAGCCTTGATCGAAGCGATCGTGGCCAGGAAGAAACCGGGCGAGACGATCAACGTGCTGACCCATTGCAACGCCGGCTGGCTCGCCACTGTCGATTGGGGCACCGCGACCGCGCCGATCTATCTCGCCCACGAGCGCGGCATCAAGATCCATGTCTGGGTCGACGAGACGCGCCCGCGAAACCAGGGTGCCTCGCTCACCGCCTGGGAACTCGGGCATCACGGCGTGCCGCACACCGTGATCCCCGACAATACCGGCGGGCATCTGATGCAGCACGGCATGGTCGATCTCGCCATCGTCGGAACCGACCGCGTCGCCGCCAATGGCGACGTCTGCAACAAGATCGGCACCTATCTGAAGGCGCTCGCCGCGCACGACAACAACGTGCCGTTCTACGTCGCGCTGCCGTCGCCGACGATCGATTTCGCCGTCGATGACGGCATCCGCGACATCCCGATCGAGCAGCGCAGCGGCATTGAGGTCACCGACATGACCGGCCGTACCGCCGACGGCCGATTGGAGACGGTGCGCATCGTGCCAGAGGGCTCGCCGGTTGCGAACTACGCGTTCGACGTGACCCCGGCGCGCCTCGTCACAGGCCTCATCACCGAGCGTGGCGTGCTCAAGCCCGACCGCGCCTCGCTGGCGGCGGCATTTCCGGAACGGATCGCCACTGCGGCGGAGTAG
- a CDS encoding HAD-IA family hydrolase: MAIEAVIFDFGGVLTSSPFEAFTRFETERGLPADIIRRTNAANHLENAWARFERAEVDIETFDELFAGESRALGAEVRGRDVLPLLQGDLRPEMVEALKRIKAQFKTGCITNNLPANAIGSMTGRSLYVAEVMVLFDHVIESAKIGLRKPDRRIYQLMVETLKVDPGKCVYLDDLGVNLKPAREMGMTTIKVTSGAQAIVELEVATGLTLA; encoded by the coding sequence TTGGCGATCGAGGCTGTAATCTTTGATTTTGGCGGCGTGTTGACGAGCTCGCCGTTCGAGGCGTTCACGCGATTCGAGACGGAGCGCGGCCTGCCCGCCGACATCATCCGGCGCACCAACGCCGCCAATCACCTGGAAAATGCCTGGGCCAGGTTCGAGCGCGCCGAGGTCGATATCGAAACTTTCGACGAGTTGTTCGCCGGGGAATCGCGCGCCCTCGGCGCTGAAGTGCGCGGCCGCGATGTGCTGCCGCTGCTGCAGGGCGATCTGCGTCCAGAGATGGTCGAAGCCTTGAAGCGCATCAAGGCACAATTCAAGACCGGCTGCATCACCAACAATCTGCCGGCCAATGCGATCGGCAGCATGACCGGGCGCTCGCTCTACGTCGCCGAGGTGATGGTGCTGTTCGACCACGTCATCGAGTCCGCCAAGATCGGCCTGCGCAAGCCTGACCGGCGCATCTACCAGCTGATGGTCGAGACGCTGAAGGTCGATCCAGGCAAGTGCGTCTATCTCGATGACCTCGGCGTCAATCTAAAGCCCGCGCGCGAGATGGGCATGACCACGATCAAGGTCACCAGCGGCGCGCAGGCGATCGTGGAGCTCGAAGTTGCCACAGGGTTGACGCTGGCGTAG
- a CDS encoding NAD(P)/FAD-dependent oxidoreductase, translated as MNVAVRSHATTKQASEHFDVLIVGAGISGIGSAYHIEKQLPGTSYVVLETQATFGGTWSTHRYPGIRSDSDLHTFGYSFKPWVGPPIATAEEILAYMNEVIDDNDIARHIRYKHKIVSASWSSEQNLWTVEAVTTDTGEARTFTANFLWMCQGYYRHSEGYTPEWKGMDRFKGRIVHPQTWPDDIELKDKKVVVIGSGATAATLVPNIADDCAHVTMLQRSPTYFRLGRNAIEIAEELRRLQVDEAWIHEIVRRKILFEQDAFTKLCLAKPEQVKKELIGQISAVLGPDYDVETHFTPSYRPWRQRIAFVPDADLFKGIASGKASVVTDEIECFVENGIQLKSGKLLEADVIVTATGFNLSALGDIAFEIDGKPLAFGDTVTYRGMMFTGVPNMVWVFGYFRASWTLRVDLVADFVCRLLGHMKAKGAKKVEVKLRPEDHNMPILPWIDPENFNPGYIMRNMNLLPKRGDKPEWQHSQDYWTEKDEIPKTDLDDKAFLYG; from the coding sequence ATGAATGTCGCTGTTCGCAGTCACGCCACGACCAAACAGGCTTCGGAACATTTCGACGTGCTGATCGTCGGCGCCGGAATCTCCGGCATCGGGAGCGCCTATCACATCGAAAAGCAGCTTCCGGGCACGAGCTACGTCGTCCTCGAGACGCAGGCGACCTTCGGTGGCACCTGGAGCACGCATCGCTATCCCGGCATTCGCTCGGACAGCGATCTGCACACTTTCGGCTATAGCTTCAAGCCCTGGGTCGGGCCGCCGATCGCGACCGCCGAGGAGATCCTCGCCTACATGAACGAGGTGATCGACGACAACGATATCGCCCGCCACATCCGCTACAAGCACAAGATCGTCTCGGCCAGCTGGTCGAGCGAGCAGAATCTCTGGACCGTCGAGGCCGTGACGACGGACACCGGCGAGGCCAGGACCTTCACCGCCAACTTCCTCTGGATGTGCCAGGGTTATTATCGCCATTCTGAAGGCTATACGCCGGAGTGGAAGGGCATGGATCGCTTCAAGGGGCGAATCGTCCATCCGCAGACCTGGCCCGACGACATCGAACTCAAGGACAAGAAGGTCGTTGTGATCGGATCGGGTGCGACCGCTGCGACACTGGTGCCGAACATCGCGGACGATTGCGCGCATGTCACCATGCTGCAGCGCTCGCCGACCTATTTCCGCCTCGGGCGCAACGCCATCGAGATCGCGGAGGAGTTGCGCCGGCTCCAGGTGGATGAAGCCTGGATCCACGAGATTGTTCGACGAAAAATCCTGTTCGAGCAGGATGCGTTCACGAAGCTCTGCCTGGCCAAGCCCGAGCAGGTGAAGAAGGAGCTGATCGGTCAAATCAGCGCGGTTCTCGGTCCGGACTACGACGTCGAGACGCATTTTACGCCGAGCTACCGCCCGTGGCGGCAGCGCATCGCTTTCGTGCCCGATGCCGACCTGTTCAAGGGCATTGCCAGCGGCAAGGCCTCGGTGGTCACCGACGAGATCGAGTGCTTCGTCGAGAACGGCATCCAGCTCAAATCCGGCAAGCTGCTGGAAGCTGACGTCATCGTCACCGCGACCGGCTTCAATCTTTCGGCGCTCGGCGACATCGCATTCGAGATCGACGGCAAGCCGCTCGCTTTCGGCGATACCGTCACCTATCGCGGCATGATGTTCACGGGCGTGCCGAACATGGTCTGGGTGTTCGGCTATTTCCGTGCGAGCTGGACGCTGCGCGTCGATCTCGTCGCGGACTTCGTCTGCCGTCTGCTCGGCCATATGAAGGCCAAGGGCGCGAAGAAAGTCGAGGTCAAGCTGCGGCCCGAAGACCACAACATGCCGATCCTGCCGTGGATCGATCCGGAGAATTTCAACCCCGGCTACATCATGCGCAACATGAACCTGCTGCCCAAGCGCGGCGACAAGCCGGAATGGCAGCATAGCCAGGACTACTGGACCGAGAAGGACGAAATCCCGAAGACGGATCTTGATGACAAGGCGTTTTTGTATGGGTGA
- a CDS encoding autotransporter domain-containing protein, whose protein sequence is MASPASAQQVFNGSQTTPNGSVNGGGGVWDNVTTNWTDFFGSTSTAYDPASAGTLFGSSGPSTPATGGTVTVTPGGVQLTSLMGFDLTGDGSIYTIQGGDLRLAPGGTTFFTNDVTGTGDPSAVITSRIVGSGGISVQGPGFLALLGANTYAGDTFICTCGSLQLGDATHTGSIIGGVTNEGLFKIVNADMSGVTSLTNAFSGVTTFLNATSASAMTITNNGQIYFGDPTGSGTHTATAGRATITNDGGLIAFFSQTSAGSASITNQNSGSTAFIDQASAGSATIVNKDFGGTTFGAVPGSTATAANATIINEANGITDFGAFSTAGNATIITRDGGQTSFFDNSTGGAARFITTGTGIVDFGGGTGPAGDGRITAGSIEGSGFYYIGGGNTLVVGGNNLSTEVSGVIGDFNPCGCGAAGPGSLEKVGSGTLILSGTNTYTGTTTVNGGILRVDGDISQSILTTVNAGGALYGAGIVGNTVIGNDGTYAPGDGGPGSSMQVQGDLTLQAGSVYVVQVGSASSTSHALVTGNVALNGMVGVALYPGSTVMKHYAIMDFLGTASGNFAGVAAPGGLIGTTAVGSNEVLLDFTLNYGAKYALNINQQHVATTLQNFFDANGVLPAELAGLGPAGLTQASGESATGSQQTTFSAMNLFMGLLTDVFGAGRSGTPGATPYADEISANAYAAAGRRPSDAFASIYRQAPAPTFEQRWDVWAAGFGGLQTTDGHAGLGSNATTSSLYGTAVGLDYRFSPSTVAGFALAGGGTGFGVNGLGWGHSDLFQAGAFVRHNSGPAYITAALAYGWQDVTTNRIVTAAGTDQLRAQFNTNAVSGRIEGGYRHATPWIGLKPYAAVQATLFSLPSYSEFAVVGNNTFALNYAAKDVTSTRTELGLRADRSFAAAGGLVTLRGRAAWAHDFNPDRTVGAVFQALPGSAFVVNGAALARDSALTTASVQMNWMNGWSASATFEGEFSSVTRSTAGKAVLRYTW, encoded by the coding sequence ATGGCGAGCCCCGCATCCGCGCAACAGGTCTTCAACGGATCGCAGACCACACCGAACGGCTCGGTCAACGGCGGTGGCGGCGTCTGGGACAACGTCACGACGAACTGGACCGACTTCTTCGGCTCGACCAGCACGGCCTATGACCCCGCATCAGCCGGCACGCTGTTCGGCAGCAGCGGTCCCTCGACGCCCGCGACGGGCGGTACGGTGACGGTCACGCCAGGCGGCGTGCAACTCACCAGTCTCATGGGCTTCGACCTCACCGGCGACGGCTCGATCTATACCATCCAGGGCGGTGACCTCAGGCTGGCACCAGGTGGCACCACGTTCTTCACTAACGATGTGACCGGCACCGGGGATCCCTCGGCCGTGATCACGTCCCGCATCGTCGGTAGTGGCGGCATCTCGGTGCAGGGCCCTGGTTTCCTGGCGCTGCTCGGCGCCAATACTTATGCCGGTGATACCTTCATCTGCACCTGTGGTTCGTTGCAGCTTGGTGATGCGACCCATACCGGCAGCATCATCGGCGGCGTCACCAACGAGGGCCTGTTCAAGATCGTCAACGCCGACATGTCGGGCGTCACGTCGCTCACGAACGCTTTCTCCGGCGTGACGACGTTCCTCAATGCGACCTCGGCCAGCGCCATGACGATCACCAACAATGGCCAGATCTATTTCGGTGATCCGACCGGGAGCGGGACCCACACCGCGACGGCCGGTCGGGCGACCATTACCAATGACGGCGGCCTGATCGCCTTCTTCAGTCAGACCAGTGCGGGCTCGGCCAGCATCACCAACCAGAACAGCGGCAGCACTGCGTTCATCGATCAAGCTTCGGCGGGGTCGGCGACCATCGTCAACAAGGATTTTGGCGGTACGACGTTCGGCGCCGTGCCCGGAAGCACTGCGACCGCCGCCAACGCAACGATCATCAACGAAGCCAACGGCATCACCGATTTTGGTGCGTTCTCGACTGCCGGCAATGCGACAATCATCACCAGGGACGGCGGCCAGACCTCGTTCTTCGACAATTCCACCGGCGGCGCCGCGCGCTTCATCACCACCGGCACCGGCATCGTCGATTTCGGCGGCGGCACCGGCCCCGCCGGCGACGGCCGCATCACCGCTGGATCGATCGAAGGGAGCGGCTTTTATTATATCGGCGGCGGCAACACGCTCGTCGTCGGCGGCAACAATCTGTCGACCGAGGTCAGCGGCGTCATCGGCGACTTCAATCCCTGCGGTTGCGGTGCCGCCGGACCGGGCTCGCTGGAAAAAGTCGGCAGCGGAACGCTGATCCTCTCCGGCACGAACACCTATACCGGCACGACGACGGTGAATGGCGGCATCCTGCGCGTCGATGGCGATATCTCGCAGTCCATCCTGACCACGGTGAATGCGGGCGGCGCGCTGTATGGCGCCGGCATCGTCGGCAACACGGTCATCGGCAACGACGGCACCTACGCTCCCGGCGATGGCGGGCCGGGTTCGAGCATGCAGGTCCAGGGCGATCTCACTCTTCAGGCCGGCTCGGTCTATGTCGTGCAGGTTGGCAGCGCCTCCAGCACGAGCCATGCGCTCGTCACCGGCAATGTCGCGTTGAACGGCATGGTCGGCGTTGCGCTGTATCCCGGCAGCACGGTGATGAAGCACTACGCGATCATGGACTTCCTCGGCACCGCTTCAGGCAATTTTGCCGGTGTTGCCGCACCAGGTGGACTGATTGGCACGACGGCCGTCGGCTCGAACGAGGTCTTGCTCGATTTCACGCTGAACTACGGCGCGAAATACGCGCTCAACATCAACCAGCAGCACGTCGCGACGACCCTTCAGAACTTCTTCGACGCCAACGGCGTTCTACCAGCCGAACTCGCGGGCCTCGGCCCCGCCGGACTGACCCAGGCCTCGGGTGAGTCCGCAACGGGATCGCAGCAGACGACGTTCAGTGCGATGAACCTGTTCATGGGCCTGCTGACCGACGTTTTCGGTGCGGGCCGCAGTGGCACGCCGGGTGCGACGCCTTATGCCGACGAGATCAGTGCGAACGCCTATGCTGCGGCCGGCAGGCGACCGAGCGATGCCTTTGCCTCGATCTATCGCCAGGCGCCGGCTCCGACGTTCGAGCAGCGCTGGGATGTCTGGGCCGCCGGCTTCGGCGGTTTGCAGACCACTGACGGCCATGCGGGGCTCGGCTCCAACGCCACCACCAGCAGCCTCTACGGCACTGCGGTCGGTCTCGATTACCGCTTCTCGCCGTCGACGGTTGCGGGCTTCGCGCTCGCCGGTGGTGGCACCGGCTTTGGCGTCAACGGACTCGGTTGGGGGCACTCCGACCTGTTCCAGGCTGGCGCCTTCGTTCGTCACAATTCCGGCCCCGCCTACATCACGGCCGCGCTGGCCTATGGCTGGCAGGATGTCACGACCAACCGCATCGTCACCGCGGCCGGCACCGATCAGCTGCGTGCGCAGTTCAACACCAACGCCGTGTCGGGCCGTATCGAGGGCGGCTATCGCCACGCAACGCCATGGATCGGGCTGAAGCCCTATGCCGCGGTCCAGGCCACGCTGTTCAGCCTGCCGAGCTATTCGGAATTCGCCGTGGTCGGCAACAACACCTTCGCACTGAACTATGCCGCAAAGGACGTGACCAGCACCCGCACCGAGCTCGGCCTGCGCGCCGACAGATCGTTCGCCGCCGCCGGCGGCTTGGTGACCCTGCGCGGCCGCGCCGCCTGGGCGCATGATTTCAATCCGGACCGCACGGTCGGCGCGGTGTTCCAGGCGCTGCCGGGTTCGGCCTTCGTCGTGAACGGCGCGGCGCTGGCGCGCGATTCCGCGCTGACCACGGCGTCGGTGCAAATGAACTGGATGAACGGCTGGTCCGCTTCGGCAACCTTCGAGGGCGAGTTCTCGAGCGTCACGCGCTCCACCGCCGGCAAGGCCGTCTTGCGCTACACCTGGTAG
- a CDS encoding S-methyl-5'-thioadenosine phosphorylase: MTQAVLGIIGGSGIYDLPGLEGAREEVIKSPWGEPSAPVRRGTIAGLPIVFLPRHDKGHRLSPSDINYRANIDALKRAGVTDLISLSACGSFREEMPPGTFVLVDQFVDRTHKRESSFFGKGCVAHVSMAHPVSPRLRIHLAAAAEAEGIAIARGGTYVCMEGPQFSTYAESMTYKTLGYSVIGMTNMPEAKLAREAEICYATVAMVTDFDCWHPDHDAVTVQDIIRVLTSNADKAKALVARLAKDFPREHEPCPIGSDRALDTALITAPEARDPELLKKLDAVAGRILRG; this comes from the coding sequence ATGACACAGGCGGTACTGGGCATCATCGGCGGCTCCGGCATCTACGATCTGCCGGGTCTCGAGGGCGCGCGCGAAGAAGTGATCAAGAGCCCCTGGGGTGAGCCGTCAGCACCGGTGCGGCGCGGGACAATTGCTGGTCTGCCAATCGTGTTCCTGCCGCGGCATGACAAGGGCCACCGTCTGTCGCCCTCCGATATCAACTACCGCGCCAATATCGACGCGCTGAAGCGTGCCGGCGTCACGGATCTGATTTCGCTTTCGGCCTGCGGTTCTTTCAGGGAGGAGATGCCGCCCGGTACCTTCGTCCTCGTCGACCAGTTCGTCGACCGCACCCACAAGCGCGAGAGCTCGTTCTTCGGCAAGGGCTGCGTTGCGCATGTCTCGATGGCGCACCCGGTCTCGCCGCGGCTGCGCATCCATCTGGCTGCGGCGGCCGAAGCCGAGGGTATCGCGATCGCACGGGGCGGCACCTATGTCTGCATGGAGGGGCCGCAATTCTCCACCTACGCGGAGAGCATGACCTACAAAACGCTGGGCTATTCAGTCATCGGTATGACCAACATGCCCGAGGCAAAGCTCGCCCGAGAGGCAGAGATTTGCTACGCGACCGTCGCGATGGTGACGGATTTCGACTGCTGGCATCCCGATCACGACGCAGTCACCGTGCAGGACATCATCCGCGTACTGACGTCAAACGCCGACAAGGCCAAGGCGCTGGTGGCGCGGCTGGCCAAGGATTTCCCGCGTGAGCACGAGCCGTGCCCGATCGGCTCGGATCGCGCGCTCGACACCGCGCTGATCACCGCGCCCGAAGCGCGCGATCCCGAGCTTTTGAAGAAGCTCGACGCAGTGGCCGGGCGCATCCTGCGCGGTTGA
- a CDS encoding acetate--CoA ligase family protein, translated as MEAQVSTASVPARPWSPPPDASDIVKGIHAMLHPHNIVLVGATDKPGNYAERIWNNLVKYGFEGGLYPVNAKRDTIWGVPCYKDFASLPEKPDHVLVLVPARFAVQVIRDAAAAGARSATIVTSGFSELQDEESQKLAAELQQAVRETGLAVTGPNCLGNLSAGEKLFTNIDDRIVTMEQGAVAIAGQSGAIVMAIRQALEDRGVGVGYMVTTGNETGLETPDLMRYFAEDPSVKVIVVYLEGVRNTKAFRDACKAARAASKPVIALKLGSSEGGRAAAMAHTGALAGSIETFDAIATREGVIRVSGLDELIETAECFVHAKVPKGNRLAAVSLSGGKRGMLIDAFYAEGLNFAPLSPHASGELAKMLGPGSIVGNPLDAGFAAVVDPSVYMKSIKLMIDDPDIDVVIIDAELPKAPHELRERNLRIVDEMASRAGKPVIYVSAMSIGFTEFTKGLRKSLPHLTVMQGLDRAVTAIKSLLAYAKLRKEVPDIVSSSKPAARAVLEKALKSATGAALDEVASKKLLKAYGIPISKEGIAQTSVEAVKIAKQIGFPVVAKVVSAEILHKSDIGGVVLNLKSAAEVKKAFADITARVKKLKGKPKLDGILIAQQVKADLELVVGASLDAEMGPVVLFGTGGVDIELMKDVALAGAPLDEAEARLLIGRTKAGVKMRGYRGKPALHEVSAVKALVGLSNLIADAGDRIASIDVNPFLINAKTGVAVDALIVLNNAAAKRAAKH; from the coding sequence ATGGAAGCTCAGGTTTCTACCGCATCGGTTCCTGCCCGCCCATGGTCGCCACCACCCGATGCCAGCGACATCGTCAAAGGCATCCACGCCATGCTGCATCCGCACAACATCGTGCTGGTGGGCGCAACCGACAAGCCGGGCAATTACGCCGAGCGCATCTGGAACAATCTGGTCAAATACGGCTTCGAGGGCGGGCTCTATCCCGTCAACGCCAAGCGCGACACCATCTGGGGCGTGCCGTGCTACAAGGACTTTGCGAGCCTCCCCGAGAAGCCTGACCACGTTTTGGTGCTGGTGCCGGCGCGCTTTGCCGTGCAGGTGATCCGCGATGCCGCTGCCGCGGGTGCGCGGTCGGCCACCATCGTCACCTCGGGTTTCAGCGAGTTGCAGGACGAGGAGAGCCAGAAACTCGCCGCGGAGCTGCAACAGGCAGTGCGCGAAACGGGCCTCGCGGTCACCGGCCCCAACTGTCTCGGCAATTTGAGCGCCGGCGAAAAGCTCTTCACCAATATCGACGACCGCATCGTCACCATGGAACAGGGTGCGGTGGCGATCGCCGGCCAATCCGGCGCCATCGTCATGGCGATCCGGCAGGCGCTGGAGGATCGCGGCGTCGGTGTCGGCTACATGGTGACCACGGGCAACGAGACAGGGCTCGAAACGCCCGACCTCATGCGCTATTTCGCGGAGGATCCCAGCGTCAAGGTGATCGTGGTCTATCTCGAAGGCGTGCGCAACACCAAGGCGTTTCGGGACGCCTGCAAAGCCGCGCGCGCCGCGAGCAAGCCGGTGATCGCACTCAAGCTCGGATCATCGGAAGGTGGCCGCGCGGCAGCGATGGCGCATACCGGCGCGCTCGCCGGCTCGATCGAGACATTCGACGCGATCGCAACCCGCGAAGGCGTGATCCGCGTAAGCGGGCTCGACGAATTGATCGAGACCGCCGAATGCTTCGTCCATGCCAAAGTTCCCAAAGGCAATCGGCTCGCGGCGGTCTCGCTCTCCGGCGGCAAGCGTGGCATGCTGATCGACGCCTTCTACGCGGAGGGCCTTAATTTTGCACCTTTGAGCCCACATGCCAGCGGCGAGCTTGCGAAAATGCTGGGGCCGGGTTCGATTGTCGGCAATCCGCTCGACGCCGGCTTTGCGGCAGTCGTCGATCCCTCCGTCTACATGAAGTCGATCAAGCTGATGATCGACGATCCCGACATCGATGTCGTGATCATTGATGCTGAATTGCCCAAGGCTCCGCACGAGTTGCGCGAGCGGAACCTGCGGATCGTCGACGAGATGGCAAGCCGGGCCGGAAAGCCCGTGATCTATGTCAGCGCGATGTCGATCGGCTTCACGGAGTTCACCAAGGGTCTGCGCAAGTCGCTGCCGCACCTCACGGTCATGCAAGGACTCGACCGTGCCGTCACCGCGATCAAATCGCTGCTCGCTTATGCGAAGCTGCGCAAGGAGGTGCCCGACATCGTCTCGAGCTCGAAGCCCGCCGCGCGCGCTGTGCTGGAGAAGGCGCTGAAATCCGCGACCGGCGCTGCGCTCGACGAAGTCGCCTCGAAGAAGCTGCTCAAGGCCTATGGCATTCCGATTTCGAAGGAGGGTATCGCGCAGACCTCCGTGGAAGCCGTGAAGATCGCCAAGCAGATCGGATTTCCGGTCGTGGCCAAAGTCGTCAGCGCCGAGATCCTGCACAAATCGGATATCGGAGGCGTGGTGCTTAACCTCAAAAGCGCAGCCGAGGTGAAGAAGGCATTTGCCGACATCACCGCGCGGGTGAAGAAGCTCAAGGGCAAGCCGAAGCTCGACGGCATCCTGATTGCGCAGCAGGTCAAGGCTGACCTCGAACTCGTGGTCGGCGCCTCGCTCGACGCCGAGATGGGGCCCGTCGTTCTGTTCGGCACAGGCGGTGTCGATATCGAGCTGATGAAGGACGTGGCGCTGGCCGGCGCACCGCTGGACGAGGCCGAGGCGCGGCTCCTGATCGGCCGCACCAAGGCCGGCGTCAAGATGCGCGGCTATCGCGGCAAGCCGGCTCTGCACGAAGTTTCCGCCGTCAAGGCACTGGTTGGGCTGTCCAACCTGATCGCGGACGCCGGCGACCGGATCGCTTCCATCGACGTCAACCCGTTCCTGATCAACGCCAAGACCGGCGTCGCGGTCGATGCACTGATCGTGTTGAACAATGCCGCAGCCAAACGCGCCGCGAAGCATTGA
- a CDS encoding trypsin-like serine protease has translation MKNLVTLVISTLLLATPAYAIVGGGTPQTDGVARAVVTIVGSRGNFCTGSLIAPKLVLTVAHCVQPGADYKIVDRGADGTPQLLNVRAVAIHPSFNMQAMLAHRATADVALLQLEIPLKGKSTVPVGAPDIPIRVGSRFAIAGIGVTVRGDGKSGGTIRVAGLVVTGQPGTFQIRLVDPVTNGVRDGIGACTGDSGGPVFEDKPGGAVLVGVISWSTGPNGAAGCGGLTGVTPLTLYRDWILQTARSWGAAL, from the coding sequence ATGAAGAATCTCGTGACTCTCGTCATATCCACGCTGCTGCTTGCCACGCCTGCCTACGCGATCGTCGGCGGTGGCACGCCGCAGACGGATGGCGTTGCGCGTGCGGTTGTCACCATCGTCGGTTCGCGCGGCAATTTCTGCACGGGCAGCCTGATCGCGCCGAAGCTCGTGCTCACGGTTGCCCATTGCGTGCAGCCCGGCGCAGACTACAAAATTGTTGATCGCGGCGCGGACGGTACGCCGCAGTTGCTGAACGTGCGCGCCGTCGCGATCCACCCGAGCTTCAACATGCAGGCCATGCTGGCGCACCGCGCCACGGCCGACGTGGCGTTGCTGCAACTGGAAATTCCACTCAAGGGAAAATCGACGGTACCAGTCGGCGCGCCCGACATTCCAATTCGTGTCGGCAGCCGCTTTGCCATCGCCGGTATCGGCGTGACCGTTCGCGGTGATGGCAAGAGCGGTGGTACGATTCGCGTCGCCGGTCTCGTTGTCACAGGCCAGCCCGGCACGTTCCAGATCCGCCTGGTCGATCCCGTAACCAATGGTGTTCGTGACGGAATCGGTGCCTGTACCGGTGATTCCGGCGGCCCGGTGTTCGAGGACAAGCCGGGCGGTGCCGTGCTCGTCGGCGTCATCAGCTGGTCCACGGGGCCGAACGGCGCTGCCGGTTGCGGCGGATTGACCGGGGTTACGCCGCTGACGCTCTATCGCGACTGGATCTTGCAGACCGCGCGGAGCTGGGGCGCGGCGTTGTAG
- a CDS encoding MlaD family protein has product MARASNLVIGTATLAVIAVAFGGLLGVQKWRTVQSRSQLRVVFEGGSASGLRRGGPVNFDGVPAGQILSIKLDSPRKVVALVSLDNTAPIRKDTVAGIEFQGLTGVAAVSLIGGAPSAPPVPLDSDGVPVLTADLSDAESIVDTLHSVDRTIVSNAPAIKEGLRTFEDYTADLKGKGDEIDAVMLKVDNAFAGFDKAVTKIEGVVPGFVDGKADELFEKVKGLHELADTMKKKSASFLEDTRRSLLDVSEAANKMSGTPTPAAAPRPPRKPTQKKR; this is encoded by the coding sequence ATGGCACGCGCGAGCAATCTGGTGATCGGAACGGCGACGCTGGCGGTGATCGCCGTGGCGTTCGGCGGCCTGCTCGGCGTGCAGAAGTGGCGCACGGTTCAGAGTCGCAGCCAGTTGCGCGTGGTGTTCGAGGGCGGCTCCGCGAGCGGACTGCGCCGCGGCGGCCCGGTCAATTTCGACGGCGTACCGGCCGGCCAGATCTTGTCGATCAAGCTGGACAGTCCACGCAAGGTCGTGGCTCTGGTGTCGCTCGACAACACCGCGCCGATCCGCAAGGACACGGTGGCCGGCATCGAGTTCCAGGGCCTTACCGGCGTCGCCGCGGTTTCGCTGATCGGCGGCGCTCCGTCCGCGCCACCGGTGCCGCTGGATTCTGACGGCGTCCCCGTGCTGACCGCCGATCTCAGTGACGCCGAATCCATCGTCGACACCTTGCACAGCGTCGACCGCACCATCGTCAGCAACGCGCCCGCCATCAAGGAGGGCCTGCGCACCTTCGAGGACTATACGGCCGATCTCAAAGGCAAAGGCGACGAGATCGACGCGGTGATGCTCAAGGTCGACAATGCGTTTGCCGGCTTCGACAAGGCGGTCACCAAGATAGAGGGCGTGGTGCCGGGCTTCGTCGACGGCAAGGCCGACGAACTGTTCGAAAAGGTGAAGGGGCTGCACGAGCTCGCCGACACCATGAAGAAGAAATCGGCAAGCTTCCTCGAAGACACCCGCCGCTCGCTGCTCGATGTCAGCGAGGCCGCCAACAAGATGAGCGGAACGCCCACGCCCGCCGCGGCTCCGCGCCCGCCGCGCAAGCCGACGCAAAAGAAACGATAG